GTCTTCTTCAGAGAGGTCAAGATGTTTGAGGGCCTTCTCGGCTATCTCCACCGGGAGGTTGCCCTCGTAGGCGTAATCCGAGCTCATGACCGGCTTATCGAACTTCTCCACGAGACGGAAGACTATAACGTGGGCGATGGAGTCGTTGTCCACGTGTTTGTAATGGCTTTTGAGGGCCCTTATAAGCTCCTCCCTGCTCGAAAAACCGTCCCAAAAGGCGTCCTCGTCGGTGAGCTCGCCAACCGTTTTACTCTCAACCCTCTCGATAACCGCCTTCCCTATCGCGTAGCCGCCCGAGTGCAGGAGGACTTCGTCGCCGGGCTCCAGATTCGGCCTCCTGCCGAGCCTCACCGTTGCCCTCTTCCTTCCGCTCAGTATCGCATCGGCGTAGCGTCCGTCGAACTCCAGGTGGCGCACCGGGATCACCGCCCGCTTTTCTCACCCACGAGCTTGAACCTTATGGCGATGACGCCGTAGCGGTTCTCCTTCCACTTTGGGTACATGCCGTGGAACCGCTTCACCGCCCTCTCAAAGCTCGGCTCATCCGGAAAGATCTTCTTTATGGGCTCTTCCCTCAGAACCTGACGGAACGTCTCGTATTCCTTCACGCCCGTGATCACGGCGGGAACCTGATCGTTGAAGATTATCTTGTCACCGGGCTTCATTCCCCGGAACTGGGGGTAGGCAACCCTAACCTCTATCCTCTTCTCGCCGGACTTTATGTGGTCCAGGTATTCCTCGCGAACCCTCAACCTGTACACCCTCATCTTCATCACGACCCAGATTCCATTTCCCGTTTAAAAGGCTGATGGAAACTTTTAAATCCTTTAGCGCCGAATTAAAGTCAGGTGTAAACGATGAGGCACAGGGGGCAGGGAGCGCTGGAGTACCTTTTCATGCTGGCTGCTGTTCTGATACTGGTCACGATGGCAATCCGGGTCATCATGAGTAGCGTCCACGATCTCAACAGTGCGGTCTCCAACTACACCGAGGAGGTTCGGAAGCAGATACTCGAAGACCTGTGAGGTGAAATCATGGAGACGGTCCCCCTGATTCTGGGTCTTTTAGCGGGAGTACTGACCTCTTACACAGATATTAAGACGGGGTTCATCTTCGACAACCACGCTTTTCCAACCCTCACTCTCATTGGACGCCTCCTCGGGTGGGAGGAAGAGGAGGAAGAGGAGAGCGAGCTTCCCACCTGGCTTGGCAGGATCGTGATTCCGGCCGCCGAAGTCGGCGTCCTGTACTATCTGTACCGGGGAATACAGGCCCATGATGGCCTGCTGGCCGCCTCCGGACTCATCGGACTGATACTGGGCTTTATCCTCGGTCTCCTGCTCTACTACATCGGGGCCTGGGCCAGCGGTGATGTGGTTGTTCTGGCGGCGTTCTCCGCCCTTCTGCCCCTCGCCCCAGCCGCCGCGGATGTCGTCCCCCCCTACGGAACGACGTACCCCCTGTACCCCCTGGCAGTGCTTTTCAACAGCATCCTGGCGGTGTTTCCCTTCATCTTCGTATACTCCCTGGCCGTCCTCGTGCTCAGGAAGAGGTTTCACGCCCTGAGGGAGGTCTTCGTGGGAGGACTGCGCACCACCGTTGAGTTCACCCTGTGGATAGTTGCCGTCATAACCGTTCAGGCAATCATGGGAAGCGCCGGAATCTCAAGTCCCATAACCGGAATCCTCGTGGCGCTCGTCCTGCTGCCCGTCTTTATGAGGCTCCATCACCTCGGCAACGCCGCCGGAATTCTGTCCCTCGGATACCTCATGTACCTGGACCCAACGGTCGCACTCTTAACCTCCGGGAGGGTTTTTGTCCTCATCTACCTCCTAAAGGTGCTCCTCTCCACCGTCAGGTTCATGCGTGTGGAGGTGCTGATGGAAGAGGTCCCCGTGGAGGAGCTGAACGAGTGGGACATACTCGGCGAGGTCATCCACGAGATTAACGGTGAGGTAATGCGGGACAGGGAGGACGGTCTTGAACGCATTAAGCGCACCCTAGTCTCATGGGATCCGGGATCGCTGAAGCCCAGGCGGGGACGGATCATAGCCTCCCCCACAGCGGAGGGACTCAGAAAAGAGCAGATAGAAGAGCTCAAGCGCCTCGTGGAGGAGGGAAGGCTTGAAAACTCCTTCCTCAGGAAAAAATCAATGCCCTTCGCCCCAGCGCTTTTCATAGGGTTCCTGATGGCGTACTTCTGGGGGGACATCTTCTGGTGGCTCGTTCTGAGGGTCGCCGGGCTCTGAACCAGGGTTAGACTTTTAAGGCCCTGCGCGGAGAAATCACCGCCGGCCCGGCGTCCGCCCACCCCGCGGAGGAGTGAGGCGGGGATTCCGGCCGGGCCGACAGGGGAATGAGGAGCTTTTGCTTTGCTGAGGGCGCCCGCGTGGGCGGCGTGATGAGCACGCCCTTCACCGACCCCGCTCAGCGCCGTCCTCCACCAGCCCCGCTATTATCTCCATCACCTCGTGGAGGCTCTCAACGTTGTGGTCGCCTTCCACCCCCTCGTGAGGGTTTATCGCTATGCTGACGTCGGCTTCTTTAAACATGCTCAGGTCGTTGTATCCATCACCGACCGCTATTGTTACCTCAGGTTCAAGCTCCGCCTTCAGCTCCCGGAGTATGGTCCCCTTGCTCCTGAAGTCGACAAGGGGATTGACCTTCCCGGTAACGACGCCGTTTTCGTCAAATACCAGTTCGTTGGCGAAGACGTAGTCAACCCCGAGCTCCCTCGCTATCCTTCCGGCGAGGCACATGAGACCGCTGCTGAGTATCGCTATCCTGAAGTCGTTCTCCCGGAGAAACCCGATGAGCTCCTCAGCTCCATCCATGTACTCAACCGAGTTCGCCCATTCCATGATCTCCTCCCTCGTGTGACCTCTCCAGAGGGAGGCGTCGAGTTCGGCCCACTTCACGTAGTCTATTTTTCCCGCAAAGAAGAGCTCGGCGTATTCCTTCCCCTTCTCCCAGGTTCCAAAGCGCTTGTGAAGTTCAACCCAGCCGGAGATGGATTTGACCAGAGTTCCCTCAAGGTCAAAGGCTATGAGCTTAACCATCGTACCACCTGAAAAGGGAGCGAGGGGAAACTTAAAAGCCTACGCCCGCCAGCCGTGCTCACCAATAAGGGGGACGAAGGCAACCTCGCCCCATCTTTTCTTCCGGATCTCCCCGTCCCCGGTCTTGGTCACAATATACAGCTCCTGCCAGAGATGACGGCTTCCAACAGGGATGACGAGCCTCCCGCCCGGCTTCAGCTGTTCGATCAGGGGTTCCGGAACCCCCGGTGCCCCCGCGGTGACGATTATCCTGTCGTAGGGAGCTTTGGGAGGAAAGCCCTTCGTGCCGTCGCCGAGGAAAACGTGAACG
The DNA window shown above is from Thermococcus sp. JdF3 and carries:
- a CDS encoding ASCH domain-containing protein is translated as MRHLEFDGRYADAILSGRKRATVRLGRRPNLEPGDEVLLHSGGYAIGKAVIERVESKTVGELTDEDAFWDGFSSREELIRALKSHYKHVDNDSIAHVIVFRLVEKFDKPVMSSDYAYEGNLPVEIAEKALKHLDLSEEDRELLELFLQAGSLRKAAHRLGGMNRRYLIRDALRRAYRELKRRGIMGPKL
- a CDS encoding A24 family peptidase C-terminal domain-containing protein — translated: METVPLILGLLAGVLTSYTDIKTGFIFDNHAFPTLTLIGRLLGWEEEEEEESELPTWLGRIVIPAAEVGVLYYLYRGIQAHDGLLAASGLIGLILGFILGLLLYYIGAWASGDVVVLAAFSALLPLAPAAADVVPPYGTTYPLYPLAVLFNSILAVFPFIFVYSLAVLVLRKRFHALREVFVGGLRTTVEFTLWIVAVITVQAIMGSAGISSPITGILVALVLLPVFMRLHHLGNAAGILSLGYLMYLDPTVALLTSGRVFVLIYLLKVLLSTVRFMRVEVLMEEVPVEELNEWDILGEVIHEINGEVMRDREDGLERIKRTLVSWDPGSLKPRRGRIIASPTAEGLRKEQIEELKRLVEEGRLENSFLRKKSMPFAPALFIGFLMAYFWGDIFWWLVLRVAGL
- a CDS encoding ASCH domain-containing protein; the encoded protein is MRVYRLRVREEYLDHIKSGEKRIEVRVAYPQFRGMKPGDKIIFNDQVPAVITGVKEYETFRQVLREEPIKKIFPDEPSFERAVKRFHGMYPKWKENRYGVIAIRFKLVGEKSGR
- a CDS encoding class III signal peptide-containing protein — translated: MRHRGQGALEYLFMLAAVLILVTMAIRVIMSSVHDLNSAVSNYTEEVRKQILEDL
- a CDS encoding HAD-IB family phosphatase gives rise to the protein MVKLIAFDLEGTLVKSISGWVELHKRFGTWEKGKEYAELFFAGKIDYVKWAELDASLWRGHTREEIMEWANSVEYMDGAEELIGFLRENDFRIAILSSGLMCLAGRIARELGVDYVFANELVFDENGVVTGKVNPLVDFRSKGTILRELKAELEPEVTIAVGDGYNDLSMFKEADVSIAINPHEGVEGDHNVESLHEVMEIIAGLVEDGAERGR